One Hypomesus transpacificus isolate Combined female chromosome 16, fHypTra1, whole genome shotgun sequence genomic window carries:
- the tmem44 gene encoding transmembrane protein 44: MERRRRRQNQTLQAVSGLVLLGCGGWLSTQLSLNPSTHSAMRRRLLSDLVQDQTAVLGYVLGLLYLVIAWTSKLPVLFRAHRGEVLCRARVWSGVLCFLAGVLYSSAVLVWVRATLPWHRHLEAVLVALPWLLAALGSAALEVLILAVHWCRRGPSQKCRKLSPYTEHLLGGSPPSSPETQHRLGGHQGVSGSISSRLGLDRAPSQKNPLVDMGHYMDVDIQPVRKMCLKQMTVSREKAPNCRPLRTTERVVRVDEACTELDSSSDSSLSSDLQWDFEQASPQWSRPPSQVNVDKFPLQEWPQGPLTPTHLPQAPLTQAPLTPTHLPQPPQPPPICPRHPQPPPACLPQQHDDGSREPGPVAGGGPVDQG; the protein is encoded by the exons atggaGCGAAGGAGGCGGAGGCAAAACCAAACCCTCCAAGCCGTGTCCGGGCTGGTGTTACTGGGATGCGGAGGCTGGTTGAGCACCCAGCTTTCCCTAAACCCATCTACACACTCCGCCATGAGGAGACGACTGCTGAGTGATCTCGTGCAA GATCAGACAGCAGTCCTGGGGTATGTGCTTGGCCTGCTCTACCTGGTCATAGCCTGGACCTCCAAGCTTCCGGTGCTTTTCAGGGCA CACAGAGGGGAGGTGCTCTGCAGGGCGCGAGTGTGGTCGGGGGTGTTGTGTTTCCTGGCTGGAGTCCTGTACAGCAGTGCTGTCCTGGTGTGGGTTAGGGCAACCCTGCCCTGGCACAGACACCTGGAGGCTGTGCTGGTAGCTCTGCCCTGGCTTCTGGCTGCTCTCGGCTCTGCTGCCCTGGAGGTCCTC ATCCTGGCTGTTCACTGGTGCAGACGAGGCCCTAGCCAGAAGTGTAGGAAGCTGTCCCCATACACGGAGCATCTCCTAGGGgggtcccctccctcctccccagaaaCACAGCATCGCCTGGGGGGGCACCAAGGTGTGTCTGGCTCCATCAGCTCCAGA TTGGGCTTGGACAGGGCTCCTTCACAGAAGAACCCTCTGGTTGATATGGGTCACTATATGGATGTTGACATTCAACCTGTGAGAAAG atgtgTTTGAAGCAGATGACGGTCTCCAGGGAGAAGGCGCCAAACTGCCGACCCCTGCGGACGACGGAGAGGGTGGTGAGAGTGGATGAGGCCTGCACTGAGTTGGACTCCTCCTCAGACTCATCCCTTAGCTCTGACCTGCAG TGGGATTTTGAACAAGCAAGCCCACAATGGAGCAGACCCCCCTCCCAGGTGAACGTGGACAAGTTCCCCCTGCAGGAGTGGCCCCAGGGCCCCCTGACCCCCACCCACCTGCCCCAGGCCCCCTTAACCCAGGCCCCCTTAACCCCCAcccacctgccccagcccccccaacccccacccatcTGCCCCAGGCATCCCCAACCTCCACCCGCCTGCCTGCCCCAGCAGCATGACGACGGCAGCAGAGAACCTGGCCCAGTAGCCGGAGGTGGACCAGTCGACCAGGGATGA